The nucleotide window GGGAGTTCCTCGACCTGCGGATCAAGGACGGAGTGGTCCGTCGAATGTTGAACAAGTGGCTCATATCGGAACGTTCCGATATCGCCTGTAGAGCCCTCTTCAGGCTCATTTCCCGCAGGAAACAACCCCTCCCCTCAGGCTCACTTCGCGTTGGATGAGGCTCGATGCAGCGCAATGTAGTACAATGTCATACAAAGGGAAGGAATGTAGTAATGGCTGCTAATCAACTCGTCCAAGCCCGCATCGACGGGGCCGTGAAGGAAGAAGCGGCAGCAGTGCTTGCCGCCATGGGCCTGACTGT belongs to Chloroflexota bacterium and includes:
- a CDS encoding reverse transcriptase domain-containing protein yields the protein HGFRPGRSAHDALHAVREGVMEGKRWVIDADISKYFDSISHQHLREFLDLRIKDGVVRRMLNKWLISERSDIACRALFRLISRRKQPLPSGSLRVG